One Eublepharis macularius isolate TG4126 chromosome 6, MPM_Emac_v1.0, whole genome shotgun sequence DNA segment encodes these proteins:
- the LOC129331747 gene encoding lipase member M-like isoform X4: MLLPAVSQLLHHYLKVKRQGLSEHLRSKMWWFVAVACLIHTTVSSEELTRSEKDGNPEIHMNVSQVISFRGYPSEEYEVLTDDDYYLTINRIPYGRKNLTFGGPKPVVLLQHGILAEASHWVENMADNSFGFILADAGYDVWLANSRGCRWSQRHQNFSTDQEEFWDFSFHEMAMYDLPATINFILQKTQQEKLYYIGYSQGASIGFIAFSAQPELSQKIKMFFALAPVVSIKHAPSPMLKLLLTLSENSVKGLFNTKDVVFWKKPVRNFIIRLCRNTLMKNIYARMMFSPGGFNATNLNMSRVDVYAAHFPDGSSVKNILHWQQVGKSELFRWFDYGSENQAKYNQVPHKMLHKGSNMKPR; encoded by the exons ATGCTACTTCCAGCCGTTAGTCAGTTACTGCATCATTATCTCAAGGTCAAAAGGCAGGGCCTAAGTGAACACCTGAG AAGTAAGATGTGGTGGTTTGTTGCAGTAGCATGTCTAATACACACAACTGTaagctcagaagaactcaccaGAAGTGAAAAAGATGGAAATCCTGAAATTCATATGAATGTT AGTCAGGTGATTTCTTTCCGAGGATACCCCAGTGAAGAGTATGAAGTCTTGACGGATGATGATTATTATTTGACAATAAATAGAATTCCCTATGGAAGAAAAAATCTTACCTTTGGAg GTCCAAAGCCTGTTGTGCTACTCCAGCATGGAATACTTGCAGAAGCTAGCCATTGGGTTGAAAATATGGCTGACAACAGCTTCGGTTTCATATTAGCAGATGCTGGCTATGACGTTTGGCTAGCAAACAGCAGAGGGTGCAGATGGTCTCAGAGACACCAGAATTTCTCAACTGACCAAGAAGAATTCTGGGACTTCAG TTTCCATGAAATGGCCATGTATGACTTGCCAGCAACGATCAACTTTATTCTACAGAAAACTCAACAGGAGAAATTGTACTACATTGGCTATTCTCAAGGTGCTTCTATTG GTTTCATAGCATTTTCGGCCCAGCCAGAGCTGTCTCAAAAAATCAAAATGTTTTTTGCCTTGGCACCCGTGGTCTCTATTAAGCACGCTCCAAGCCCTATGTTAAAGCTATTACTTACTCTTTCTGAAAACTCCGTCAAG GgcttatttaacaccaaagacgTGGTTTTTTGGAAGAAGCCAGTGAGAAATTTTATCATTCGGTTATGCAGAAATACATTGATGAAGAACATATATGCCCGTATGATGTTTTCTCCAGGTGGATTCAATGCCACAAATTTAAATATG AGTCGAGTAGATGTATATGCAGCTCACTTTCCAGATGGATCCTCCGTTAAAAATATTCTACATTGGCAACAG GTGGGAAAGTCAGAATTATTCAGATGGTTTGACTATGGAAGTGAGAATCAAGCAAAATATAACCAG
- the LOC129331747 gene encoding lysosomal acid lipase/cholesteryl ester hydrolase-like isoform X1 has product MLLPAVSQLLHHYLKVKRQGLSEHLRSKMWWFVAVACLIHTTVSSEELTRSEKDGNPEIHMNVSQVISFRGYPSEEYEVLTDDDYYLTINRIPYGRKNLTFGGPKPVVLLQHGILAEASHWVENMADNSFGFILADAGYDVWLANSRGCRWSQRHQNFSTDQEEFWDFSFHEMAMYDLPATINFILQKTQQEKLYYIGYSQGASIGFIAFSAQPELSQKIKMFFALAPVVSIKHAPSPMLKLLLTLSENSVKGLFNTKDVVFWKKPVRNFIIRLCRNTLMKNIYARMMFSPGGFNATNLNMSRVDVYAAHFPDGSSVKNILHWQQVGKSELFRWFDYGSENQAKYNQSYPPLYEIEDMMVPTAVWSGGNDLVADPEDMKILLSQINKLVYHHEVSDWNHWDFIWGLNAPQRMYSKIIEFMRKSLF; this is encoded by the exons ATGCTACTTCCAGCCGTTAGTCAGTTACTGCATCATTATCTCAAGGTCAAAAGGCAGGGCCTAAGTGAACACCTGAG AAGTAAGATGTGGTGGTTTGTTGCAGTAGCATGTCTAATACACACAACTGTaagctcagaagaactcaccaGAAGTGAAAAAGATGGAAATCCTGAAATTCATATGAATGTT AGTCAGGTGATTTCTTTCCGAGGATACCCCAGTGAAGAGTATGAAGTCTTGACGGATGATGATTATTATTTGACAATAAATAGAATTCCCTATGGAAGAAAAAATCTTACCTTTGGAg GTCCAAAGCCTGTTGTGCTACTCCAGCATGGAATACTTGCAGAAGCTAGCCATTGGGTTGAAAATATGGCTGACAACAGCTTCGGTTTCATATTAGCAGATGCTGGCTATGACGTTTGGCTAGCAAACAGCAGAGGGTGCAGATGGTCTCAGAGACACCAGAATTTCTCAACTGACCAAGAAGAATTCTGGGACTTCAG TTTCCATGAAATGGCCATGTATGACTTGCCAGCAACGATCAACTTTATTCTACAGAAAACTCAACAGGAGAAATTGTACTACATTGGCTATTCTCAAGGTGCTTCTATTG GTTTCATAGCATTTTCGGCCCAGCCAGAGCTGTCTCAAAAAATCAAAATGTTTTTTGCCTTGGCACCCGTGGTCTCTATTAAGCACGCTCCAAGCCCTATGTTAAAGCTATTACTTACTCTTTCTGAAAACTCCGTCAAG GgcttatttaacaccaaagacgTGGTTTTTTGGAAGAAGCCAGTGAGAAATTTTATCATTCGGTTATGCAGAAATACATTGATGAAGAACATATATGCCCGTATGATGTTTTCTCCAGGTGGATTCAATGCCACAAATTTAAATATG AGTCGAGTAGATGTATATGCAGCTCACTTTCCAGATGGATCCTCCGTTAAAAATATTCTACATTGGCAACAG GTGGGAAAGTCAGAATTATTCAGATGGTTTGACTATGGAAGTGAGAATCAAGCAAAATATAACCAG TCATATCCTCCTTTATATGAAATAGAAGACATGATGGTGCCAACTGCAGTATGGTCTGGAGGAAACGACTTGGTGGCAGACCCAGAAGATATGAAGATTTTACTTTCTCAAATTAACAAACTAGTTTACCATCATGAAGTGTCGGATTGGAACCACTGGGATTTCATCTGGGGGCTCAATGCTCCCCAACGCATGTACTCTAAAATCATTGAGTTCATGAGGAAGTCTTTATTTTGA
- the LOC129331747 gene encoding lysosomal acid lipase/cholesteryl ester hydrolase-like isoform X2 — MQQDNSRRSKMWWFVAVACLIHTTVSSEELTRSEKDGNPEIHMNVSQVISFRGYPSEEYEVLTDDDYYLTINRIPYGRKNLTFGGPKPVVLLQHGILAEASHWVENMADNSFGFILADAGYDVWLANSRGCRWSQRHQNFSTDQEEFWDFSFHEMAMYDLPATINFILQKTQQEKLYYIGYSQGASIGFIAFSAQPELSQKIKMFFALAPVVSIKHAPSPMLKLLLTLSENSVKGLFNTKDVVFWKKPVRNFIIRLCRNTLMKNIYARMMFSPGGFNATNLNMSRVDVYAAHFPDGSSVKNILHWQQVGKSELFRWFDYGSENQAKYNQSYPPLYEIEDMMVPTAVWSGGNDLVADPEDMKILLSQINKLVYHHEVSDWNHWDFIWGLNAPQRMYSKIIEFMRKSLF; from the exons ATGCAGCAAGACAACTCTAGACG AAGTAAGATGTGGTGGTTTGTTGCAGTAGCATGTCTAATACACACAACTGTaagctcagaagaactcaccaGAAGTGAAAAAGATGGAAATCCTGAAATTCATATGAATGTT AGTCAGGTGATTTCTTTCCGAGGATACCCCAGTGAAGAGTATGAAGTCTTGACGGATGATGATTATTATTTGACAATAAATAGAATTCCCTATGGAAGAAAAAATCTTACCTTTGGAg GTCCAAAGCCTGTTGTGCTACTCCAGCATGGAATACTTGCAGAAGCTAGCCATTGGGTTGAAAATATGGCTGACAACAGCTTCGGTTTCATATTAGCAGATGCTGGCTATGACGTTTGGCTAGCAAACAGCAGAGGGTGCAGATGGTCTCAGAGACACCAGAATTTCTCAACTGACCAAGAAGAATTCTGGGACTTCAG TTTCCATGAAATGGCCATGTATGACTTGCCAGCAACGATCAACTTTATTCTACAGAAAACTCAACAGGAGAAATTGTACTACATTGGCTATTCTCAAGGTGCTTCTATTG GTTTCATAGCATTTTCGGCCCAGCCAGAGCTGTCTCAAAAAATCAAAATGTTTTTTGCCTTGGCACCCGTGGTCTCTATTAAGCACGCTCCAAGCCCTATGTTAAAGCTATTACTTACTCTTTCTGAAAACTCCGTCAAG GgcttatttaacaccaaagacgTGGTTTTTTGGAAGAAGCCAGTGAGAAATTTTATCATTCGGTTATGCAGAAATACATTGATGAAGAACATATATGCCCGTATGATGTTTTCTCCAGGTGGATTCAATGCCACAAATTTAAATATG AGTCGAGTAGATGTATATGCAGCTCACTTTCCAGATGGATCCTCCGTTAAAAATATTCTACATTGGCAACAG GTGGGAAAGTCAGAATTATTCAGATGGTTTGACTATGGAAGTGAGAATCAAGCAAAATATAACCAG TCATATCCTCCTTTATATGAAATAGAAGACATGATGGTGCCAACTGCAGTATGGTCTGGAGGAAACGACTTGGTGGCAGACCCAGAAGATATGAAGATTTTACTTTCTCAAATTAACAAACTAGTTTACCATCATGAAGTGTCGGATTGGAACCACTGGGATTTCATCTGGGGGCTCAATGCTCCCCAACGCATGTACTCTAAAATCATTGAGTTCATGAGGAAGTCTTTATTTTGA
- the LOC129331747 gene encoding lysosomal acid lipase/cholesteryl ester hydrolase-like isoform X3: MWWFVAVACLIHTTVSSEELTRSEKDGNPEIHMNVSQVISFRGYPSEEYEVLTDDDYYLTINRIPYGRKNLTFGGPKPVVLLQHGILAEASHWVENMADNSFGFILADAGYDVWLANSRGCRWSQRHQNFSTDQEEFWDFSFHEMAMYDLPATINFILQKTQQEKLYYIGYSQGASIGFIAFSAQPELSQKIKMFFALAPVVSIKHAPSPMLKLLLTLSENSVKGLFNTKDVVFWKKPVRNFIIRLCRNTLMKNIYARMMFSPGGFNATNLNMSRVDVYAAHFPDGSSVKNILHWQQVGKSELFRWFDYGSENQAKYNQSYPPLYEIEDMMVPTAVWSGGNDLVADPEDMKILLSQINKLVYHHEVSDWNHWDFIWGLNAPQRMYSKIIEFMRKSLF, from the exons ATGTGGTGGTTTGTTGCAGTAGCATGTCTAATACACACAACTGTaagctcagaagaactcaccaGAAGTGAAAAAGATGGAAATCCTGAAATTCATATGAATGTT AGTCAGGTGATTTCTTTCCGAGGATACCCCAGTGAAGAGTATGAAGTCTTGACGGATGATGATTATTATTTGACAATAAATAGAATTCCCTATGGAAGAAAAAATCTTACCTTTGGAg GTCCAAAGCCTGTTGTGCTACTCCAGCATGGAATACTTGCAGAAGCTAGCCATTGGGTTGAAAATATGGCTGACAACAGCTTCGGTTTCATATTAGCAGATGCTGGCTATGACGTTTGGCTAGCAAACAGCAGAGGGTGCAGATGGTCTCAGAGACACCAGAATTTCTCAACTGACCAAGAAGAATTCTGGGACTTCAG TTTCCATGAAATGGCCATGTATGACTTGCCAGCAACGATCAACTTTATTCTACAGAAAACTCAACAGGAGAAATTGTACTACATTGGCTATTCTCAAGGTGCTTCTATTG GTTTCATAGCATTTTCGGCCCAGCCAGAGCTGTCTCAAAAAATCAAAATGTTTTTTGCCTTGGCACCCGTGGTCTCTATTAAGCACGCTCCAAGCCCTATGTTAAAGCTATTACTTACTCTTTCTGAAAACTCCGTCAAG GgcttatttaacaccaaagacgTGGTTTTTTGGAAGAAGCCAGTGAGAAATTTTATCATTCGGTTATGCAGAAATACATTGATGAAGAACATATATGCCCGTATGATGTTTTCTCCAGGTGGATTCAATGCCACAAATTTAAATATG AGTCGAGTAGATGTATATGCAGCTCACTTTCCAGATGGATCCTCCGTTAAAAATATTCTACATTGGCAACAG GTGGGAAAGTCAGAATTATTCAGATGGTTTGACTATGGAAGTGAGAATCAAGCAAAATATAACCAG TCATATCCTCCTTTATATGAAATAGAAGACATGATGGTGCCAACTGCAGTATGGTCTGGAGGAAACGACTTGGTGGCAGACCCAGAAGATATGAAGATTTTACTTTCTCAAATTAACAAACTAGTTTACCATCATGAAGTGTCGGATTGGAACCACTGGGATTTCATCTGGGGGCTCAATGCTCCCCAACGCATGTACTCTAAAATCATTGAGTTCATGAGGAAGTCTTTATTTTGA